In Streptomyces hawaiiensis, one genomic interval encodes:
- a CDS encoding gluconate:H+ symporter has translation MPLLVVGISVVILLLLMTRLRLNGFAALLLVAVGVALVQGIPVATIPDVLSEGIGDQIGDTMLTIGLGAMVGRVMGDSGAAQRIAGKLLDAFGPRWVQVAMVVTSMLIGVTMFYEVAFIIVVPIAFTLVRVTGARLLWVGLPMSISLSTMHSFLPPHPGPTAVAATFHASVGLTLFYGLFIAVPVGALIALTWPRLPFVARLTPSIPKGLVSEREFTDEEMPGLGWSLCVALFPVVLIVAAAVTDMATSGESPLLHTVAFLGSAPIALLLTLCLAVWAFGPRIGRSLSDVGASCTSAAQAMAMILLVIGAGGAFKNVLVEGGISDYIKDATDGWSISPIVLAWLVAVILRIALGSATVAVVTASGVALPLLAGSGVHPEVMVLAVACGSIAFSHVNDPGFWLFKEYFNLSVVEAIKVRTSYTTVLAVLGLGGVLVVEWVLDVLSL, from the coding sequence TTGCCTCTGCTCGTCGTCGGGATCAGCGTTGTGATCCTGCTTCTCCTCATGACCAGGCTGAGACTGAACGGCTTCGCCGCACTGCTGCTCGTGGCGGTGGGGGTGGCGCTGGTCCAGGGCATTCCGGTGGCGACCATCCCGGACGTCCTCTCGGAAGGCATCGGGGACCAGATCGGCGACACCATGCTGACCATCGGGCTCGGCGCGATGGTGGGCCGCGTGATGGGGGACTCCGGCGCCGCCCAGCGCATAGCCGGCAAGCTCCTCGACGCCTTCGGGCCGCGCTGGGTCCAGGTGGCCATGGTGGTCACGTCCATGCTGATCGGCGTGACCATGTTCTACGAGGTCGCCTTCATCATCGTCGTGCCCATCGCGTTCACGCTGGTCAGGGTCACCGGGGCGAGACTGCTGTGGGTGGGCCTGCCGATGTCCATCTCGCTGTCCACCATGCACAGCTTCCTGCCCCCGCACCCCGGCCCCACCGCCGTCGCCGCGACCTTCCACGCCTCCGTCGGACTGACCCTGTTCTACGGCCTGTTCATCGCCGTGCCCGTCGGCGCGCTCATCGCCCTGACCTGGCCCCGGCTTCCGTTCGTCGCGCGGCTGACGCCGTCCATCCCCAAGGGCCTGGTCAGCGAACGCGAGTTCACCGACGAGGAGATGCCGGGCCTCGGCTGGTCGCTGTGCGTGGCGCTCTTCCCCGTCGTGCTGATCGTCGCCGCAGCGGTGACCGACATGGCCACGTCGGGCGAGAGCCCCCTGCTGCACACCGTCGCGTTCCTCGGGTCGGCGCCCATCGCGCTGCTGCTGACGCTGTGCCTGGCCGTGTGGGCGTTCGGGCCGCGCATCGGGCGCAGCCTGAGCGACGTCGGGGCGTCCTGCACGTCGGCGGCCCAGGCGATGGCGATGATCCTTCTGGTGATCGGCGCGGGCGGGGCGTTCAAGAACGTCCTGGTCGAGGGGGGGATCTCCGACTACATCAAGGACGCCACGGACGGCTGGTCCATCTCCCCGATCGTCCTCGCCTGGCTCGTCGCCGTCATCCTGCGGATCGCCCTCGGCTCGGCCACCGTCGCCGTCGTCACGGCCTCCGGGGTGGCGTTGCCGCTGCTGGCCGGCAGTGGGGTCCACCCGGAGGTCATGGTGCTGGCCGTCGCCTGCGGCTCCATCGCCTTCTCGCATGTGAACGACCCCGGGTTCTGGCTGTTCAAGGAGTACTTCAACCTGTCGGTCGTCGAGGCGATCAAGGTCCGTACGTCTTATACGACGGTGCTGGCCGTGCTCGGGCTCGGCGGGGTGCTGGTGGTCGAGTGGGTTCTCGACGTTCTGAGTCTGTGA
- a CDS encoding enolase C-terminal domain-like protein — translation MSIGQQPVVTAFAVYPVAGRDSMELNLSGAHGPYFTRNVVVLTDSEGRTGLGEVPGGEKITRTLRDAESLVVGAKVGDYKRVLREIGERFADRDAGGRGAQTFDLRTTVHTVTAVESALLDLLGQHLDVPVAALLGDGQQRASVRVLGYLFYLGDPDRTDLEYVREPGSSVEWYRVRHEEALSAEAIVRQAEAAYDLYGFRDFKLKGGVLEGSEEVAAVRALKRRFPQARVTLDPNGAWSLREAVELCAPLVGTLAYAEDPCGAEGGYSGREVLAEFRRATGLPTATNMIATDWRQMAHALALQSVSIPLADPHFWTMQGSVRVAQLCNAMGLTWGCHSNNHFDISLAMVTHCGAAAPGEYNALDTHWIWQEGLERLTVEPPRIVGGEIAVPDAPGLGVGLDMERLLAAHELYLEKALGARDDAVAMRCLVPGWSFDAKRPCLVR, via the coding sequence ATGAGCATCGGTCAGCAGCCGGTCGTCACGGCGTTCGCCGTCTATCCCGTCGCCGGGCGGGACAGCATGGAGCTGAATCTCTCCGGCGCGCACGGGCCGTACTTCACCCGCAACGTCGTCGTGCTCACCGACTCCGAGGGGCGGACCGGGCTGGGCGAGGTGCCCGGCGGGGAGAAGATCACACGGACACTGCGGGACGCGGAGTCCCTGGTCGTCGGGGCGAAGGTCGGCGATTACAAGCGGGTGCTCCGCGAGATCGGTGAGCGGTTCGCCGACCGGGACGCGGGTGGGCGGGGTGCGCAGACCTTCGACCTGCGGACCACGGTGCACACCGTCACGGCGGTCGAGTCGGCGCTGCTGGACCTGCTGGGGCAGCACCTCGACGTGCCGGTGGCGGCGCTGCTGGGGGACGGGCAGCAGCGCGCCTCCGTGCGGGTGCTGGGCTATCTCTTCTACCTGGGCGACCCGGACCGGACGGATCTGGAGTACGTGCGGGAGCCCGGCTCCTCGGTGGAGTGGTACCGGGTGCGCCACGAGGAGGCGTTGTCCGCGGAGGCGATCGTGCGGCAGGCCGAGGCGGCGTACGACCTGTACGGGTTCCGGGACTTCAAGCTCAAGGGCGGTGTGCTGGAGGGGAGCGAGGAGGTCGCGGCGGTCCGGGCGCTGAAGCGGCGCTTTCCCCAGGCGCGGGTCACTCTGGATCCGAACGGGGCGTGGTCGCTGCGGGAGGCGGTGGAGTTGTGCGCGCCGTTGGTGGGGACGCTGGCTTATGCCGAGGATCCGTGCGGGGCGGAGGGCGGGTACTCGGGGCGGGAGGTGCTCGCGGAGTTCCGGCGGGCGACGGGGTTGCCGACCGCGACGAACATGATCGCCACGGACTGGCGTCAGATGGCGCATGCGCTGGCGCTTCAGTCGGTGTCCATTCCGCTGGCCGATCCGCACTTCTGGACCATGCAGGGGTCGGTGCGGGTGGCGCAGTTGTGTAACGCGATGGGGCTGACGTGGGGGTGCCACTCCAACAACCACTTCGACATCTCGCTTGCGATGGTGACGCACTGCGGGGCCGCGGCGCCGGGGGAGTACAACGCGCTGGACACGCACTGGATCTGGCAGGAGGGGCTGGAGCGGCTGACCGTCGAGCCGCCCCGGATCGTGGGCGGCGAGATCGCCGTTCCCGATGCGCCGGGGCTGGGCGTCGGCCTCGACATGGAACGGCTGCTGGCGGCGCATGAGCTGTACCTGGAGAAGGCGCTGGGGGCGCGGGACGATGCGGTGGCGATGCGGTGTCTGGTTCCGGGGTGGTCGTTCGATGCGAAGCGGCCGTGTCTGGTGCGGTGA
- a CDS encoding carbohydrate ABC transporter permease, producing MAHTLTSRRTTRRLAADAGLLMVAAAFVLPLVWVVLSALDPHAGLRVKTPDGLTLDNFDAILTPEITFTPLLNSMILCGGATLLTVVCAALAAYPLSRFRSRFNRPFLLTILFATSLPITAIMVPVYALFVQVDLIDTTQGTILFFTASQLPFAIWLMKNFMDGVPKELEEAAWTDGASAFQSLIRIVLPLMGPGVAVVTVFCFVMMWGNFFVPFMLLLTPDQMPASVSINDFFGNRGMVAYGQLAAFSLVYSTPVILLYVLIARRLGGGFALGGAVKG from the coding sequence ATGGCCCACACCCTCACGTCCCGCCGCACGACACGCCGCCTGGCAGCGGACGCGGGCCTCCTGATGGTCGCCGCCGCGTTCGTTCTGCCCCTGGTCTGGGTGGTCCTGTCGGCCCTGGACCCCCACGCGGGTCTGCGGGTGAAGACACCCGACGGCCTGACCCTCGACAACTTCGACGCGATCCTCACCCCCGAGATCACCTTCACCCCCCTCCTCAACAGCATGATCCTGTGCGGCGGCGCGACCCTGCTGACGGTGGTCTGCGCGGCCCTGGCCGCCTACCCGCTCTCCCGCTTCCGCTCCCGCTTCAACCGCCCGTTCCTCCTCACCATCCTCTTCGCCACGAGCCTCCCCATCACCGCGATCATGGTTCCGGTCTACGCGCTCTTCGTCCAGGTGGACCTGATCGACACCACGCAGGGCACGATCCTCTTCTTCACGGCGTCCCAACTCCCCTTCGCCATCTGGCTGATGAAGAACTTCATGGACGGCGTACCGAAGGAGCTGGAGGAGGCCGCCTGGACCGACGGGGCGTCGGCGTTCCAGTCCCTGATCCGCATCGTGCTGCCCCTGATGGGCCCGGGCGTAGCCGTGGTGACGGTCTTCTGCTTCGTCATGATGTGGGGCAACTTCTTCGTCCCCTTCATGCTCCTGCTCACCCCCGACCAGATGCCGGCGTCGGTCAGCATCAACGACTTCTTCGGCAACCGAGGCATGGTGGCGTACGGCCAGCTGGCGGCGTTCTCCCTCGTCTACTCGACGCCGGTGATCCTCCTGTACGTCCTGATCGCACGACGCCTGGGAGGAGGCTTCGCCCTGGGCGGGGCGGTCAAGGGCTGA
- a CDS encoding carbohydrate ABC transporter permease, with the protein MTATAPRPRLAKTPEDTHPARGPRLPVRLLPLTPAVVLLLLFLAGPIAYCVYIAFTDLQLTGQARASFVGFDNFTRAFGDEAFLNAVWLTLVFTVVSSLIGQNTLGLALAALMQRASKPVRTLTGGIVVTAWVLPEVVAGFLLYAFFRREGTLNAILDWLHLPSQNWLFTLPILAVSFANVWRGTAFSMLVYSAALNEIPQEITEAAEVDGAGGWRRMWHITLPMIRRSIGTNLMLNTLQTLSVFGLIWVMTRGGPGGRSQTLPLFMYEQAFQNSLIGYGTAVALLLLLVGSLFSLVYLRLLRTEV; encoded by the coding sequence ATGACCGCCACCGCACCCCGCCCGCGACTGGCCAAGACCCCCGAGGACACGCACCCGGCACGCGGCCCCCGCCTGCCGGTGCGACTCCTGCCCCTGACCCCCGCGGTCGTCCTCCTGCTCCTCTTCCTCGCCGGCCCGATCGCCTACTGCGTCTACATCGCCTTCACCGATCTCCAGCTGACCGGCCAGGCCCGGGCGTCGTTCGTCGGCTTCGACAACTTCACGCGGGCCTTCGGGGACGAGGCGTTCCTCAACGCCGTATGGCTGACCCTGGTGTTCACGGTCGTGTCGTCCCTCATCGGGCAGAACACCCTCGGCCTGGCTCTCGCCGCGCTGATGCAGCGCGCGTCGAAACCGGTGCGCACCCTCACCGGCGGCATCGTGGTCACGGCGTGGGTCCTGCCGGAGGTCGTCGCCGGCTTCCTGCTCTACGCATTCTTCCGCCGCGAGGGCACCTTGAACGCCATCCTGGACTGGCTGCACCTGCCCTCCCAGAACTGGCTGTTCACCCTGCCGATCCTGGCGGTGTCCTTCGCCAACGTCTGGCGCGGTACGGCCTTCTCGATGCTGGTCTACTCGGCCGCGCTGAACGAGATCCCCCAGGAGATCACCGAGGCGGCGGAGGTCGACGGGGCAGGCGGCTGGCGACGCATGTGGCACATCACTCTGCCCATGATCCGCCGCTCCATCGGCACGAACCTGATGCTCAACACCCTGCAGACCCTCTCGGTCTTCGGCCTGATCTGGGTGATGACGAGAGGCGGCCCGGGCGGCAGAAGCCAGACGCTGCCGCTCTTCATGTACGAACAGGCCTTCCAGAACAGCCTCATCGGCTACGGCACGGCGGTCGCCCTGCTGCTGCTCCTGGTCGGCTCGCTCTTCTCCCTCGTCTACCTGCGCCTGTTGCGGACGGAGGTCTGA
- a CDS encoding extracellular solute-binding protein, whose protein sequence is MRPTAALTPLVALVLASTALTACGGGSGSDPDTVKVSFKQSTDNSVKVMDTYLADIRQQFEKAHPGKKVELVPIKAPDSEYYTKLQQMLRSPKTAPDLVYEDTFLINSDITSGYLKPLDPYLAKWPDWDRFIDTAKAAAKGEDGKTYGVPDGTDTRGLWFNKDIFAKAGLPADWQPRTWDDVLTAARTIKKKVPDVIPLNVYTGKPVGEAATMQTFEMLLYGTNDGRTDPLYDKNAKKWIAGGQGFEDALAFVETVYEEKLGPDVSDALDPNVMTRVRGEWLPQGKLAIALDGSWLPQDWLPGSGHEWPEWSKTLGLAAMPTQNGQAPGKVSMSGGWTWSIPAKAGNPDLAFEFIKTMQTRANAQKWYVANSGIAVREDVAEDPAYVDAQPGINFFTDLVATTHYRPAYPAYPKVSTAVQEAMEGVTTGDTSVEEATSAYTDALKDATDDQVVER, encoded by the coding sequence GTGCGCCCCACCGCCGCCCTCACACCCCTCGTCGCCCTCGTCCTCGCCTCGACCGCCCTCACCGCCTGCGGCGGGGGTTCCGGCAGCGACCCGGACACCGTGAAGGTCTCCTTCAAACAGTCCACGGACAACTCCGTCAAGGTGATGGACACCTATCTCGCGGACATCAGGCAGCAGTTCGAGAAGGCTCACCCCGGCAAGAAGGTCGAGCTCGTCCCGATCAAGGCCCCGGACTCGGAGTACTACACCAAGCTCCAGCAGATGCTCCGCTCCCCCAAGACCGCCCCCGACCTGGTCTACGAGGACACCTTCCTCATCAACTCGGACATCACCAGCGGCTATCTGAAGCCCCTCGACCCGTACCTCGCCAAGTGGCCGGACTGGGACCGGTTCATCGACACGGCGAAGGCGGCGGCCAAGGGCGAGGACGGCAAGACGTACGGCGTCCCCGACGGCACCGACACCCGCGGCCTGTGGTTCAACAAGGACATCTTCGCCAAGGCCGGCCTCCCCGCCGACTGGCAGCCGAGGACCTGGGACGACGTCCTCACCGCGGCCCGCACCATCAAGAAGAAGGTCCCCGACGTCATCCCGCTCAACGTCTACACCGGCAAACCGGTCGGCGAGGCGGCCACCATGCAGACCTTCGAGATGCTCCTCTACGGCACGAACGACGGCCGCACCGACCCCCTCTACGACAAGAACGCGAAGAAGTGGATCGCCGGCGGCCAGGGCTTCGAGGACGCCCTCGCCTTCGTCGAGACGGTCTACGAGGAGAAGCTGGGCCCGGACGTCTCCGACGCGCTCGACCCGAACGTCATGACCCGGGTCCGCGGCGAGTGGCTGCCGCAGGGCAAGCTGGCCATCGCCCTCGACGGCTCCTGGCTCCCCCAGGACTGGCTGCCCGGCAGCGGCCATGAATGGCCCGAGTGGTCGAAGACGCTGGGCCTGGCGGCCATGCCCACGCAGAACGGCCAGGCACCCGGCAAGGTGAGCATGTCCGGCGGCTGGACCTGGTCCATCCCGGCCAAGGCCGGAAACCCGGACCTTGCCTTCGAGTTCATCAAGACGATGCAGACCAGGGCGAACGCGCAGAAGTGGTACGTCGCCAACTCGGGCATCGCGGTCCGCGAGGACGTCGCCGAGGACCCCGCCTACGTCGACGCCCAGCCCGGCATCAACTTCTTCACCGACCTGGTGGCGACGACGCACTACCGCCCCGCCTACCCGGCCTACCCGAAGGTCTCCACGGCCGTCCAGGAGGCGATGGAGGGCGTGACGACGGGCGACACGTCGGTGGAGGAGGCGACGAGCGCCTACACGGACGCGCTGAAGGACGCGACGGACGACCAGGTGGTCGAGCGGTGA
- a CDS encoding response regulator: protein MTSSEKDIRVLVVEDDPVAADAHVLYVGRVPGFVAVGKAHSGAEARRALDRTPVDLLLLDLHLPDVHGLQLARSLRTAGHHADVIAVTSARDLAVVREGVSLGVVQYVLKPFTFATLRDRLVRYAEFHAAVGEASGQDEVDRALAALRAPGPAALPKGLSAPTLERVTVALRDSAEGLTAAGVAESVGISRITARRYLEHLVDAGRAARRPQYGTVGRPELQYRWVTGQ from the coding sequence ATGACGAGCAGCGAGAAGGACATCCGCGTCCTGGTGGTGGAGGACGACCCGGTCGCCGCCGACGCGCACGTGCTGTACGTCGGCCGGGTACCGGGGTTCGTGGCCGTGGGCAAGGCGCACTCGGGCGCGGAGGCCCGCCGGGCCCTGGACCGCACCCCGGTCGACCTGCTCCTGCTCGACCTGCACCTGCCGGACGTGCACGGGCTGCAGCTGGCACGCTCCCTGCGGACGGCCGGACACCACGCCGACGTGATAGCGGTGACGTCGGCCCGTGACCTGGCCGTCGTCCGCGAGGGCGTCTCGCTGGGGGTCGTGCAGTACGTGCTGAAGCCGTTCACCTTCGCGACCCTGCGCGACCGCCTCGTGCGCTACGCCGAGTTCCACGCGGCGGTCGGCGAGGCGAGCGGCCAGGACGAGGTGGACCGGGCGCTCGCGGCCCTGCGCGCGCCCGGCCCGGCCGCGCTGCCCAAGGGTCTGAGCGCGCCGACGCTGGAGCGCGTGACGGTGGCCCTGCGCGACAGCGCGGAGGGCCTCACGGCCGCCGGCGTCGCGGAATCGGTCGGCATCTCCCGCATCACGGCCCGCCGTTACCTGGAACACCTGGTCGACGCGGGCCGCGCGGCGCGCCGCCCGCAGTACGGCACGGTGGGGCGCCCGGAGTTGCAGTACCGCTGGGTCACGGGCCAGTGA
- a CDS encoding sensor histidine kinase, whose amino-acid sequence MRFSVPGPRSLAGQLFAMQAVLIAVVVAGYALFTYVSDRSQAEEAAARQARAVARSVADSPSVLTAARAPDPTAELQPYALKVMRDTEVDFITIMDPRGIRWTHPDPKQIGQTFQGHTERALRGETFTETYTGTLGPSVRAVTPIQDGPRVVGLVSAGIRVEQITQRVQDQLTALLGVAAGALVLGAVGTYVINARLRRHTHGMNAAELSRMHDYHQAALHAVREGLLMLDGQYRVALINDGGRELLGVTEDVVGRSVAELGLPAPLTGALLASEPRVDEVHLTAARVLVINTSPVSGGERRGTVATLRDVTELQSLMGELDSERGFTQALRSQAHEAANRLHTVVSLIELGRAEEAVEFATAELELAQALTDQVVAAVSEPVLAALLLGKTAQANERGVELMVSEDSSLDDGLLPETLPARDLVTILGNLIDNAVDAAQGSVRARVTVAAYTRNADAPELVLRVSDTGPGVDPEHAEAVFQRGFTTKPAGPGGRGLGLALVRQAAQRHEGSLTVAEADGGGAEFEVRLPLGGSGTAAEGVPCGAAPATGAGGDA is encoded by the coding sequence ATGCGCTTCTCCGTCCCGGGTCCCCGCAGTCTTGCGGGCCAGCTCTTCGCCATGCAGGCCGTACTGATAGCGGTCGTCGTGGCCGGATACGCGCTGTTCACCTACGTCAGCGACCGCAGCCAGGCCGAGGAGGCCGCGGCGCGCCAGGCCAGGGCGGTGGCGCGGTCCGTCGCCGACTCCCCGTCGGTGCTGACGGCCGCCCGCGCCCCCGACCCGACCGCCGAGCTCCAGCCGTACGCGCTGAAGGTGATGCGGGACACCGAGGTCGACTTCATCACGATCATGGACCCGCGGGGCATCCGCTGGACGCACCCCGACCCGAAGCAGATCGGCCAGACCTTCCAGGGGCACACCGAGCGGGCCCTGCGGGGCGAGACCTTCACCGAGACCTACACCGGCACGCTCGGCCCGTCGGTCCGCGCGGTCACCCCGATCCAGGACGGCCCGAGGGTGGTCGGCCTGGTCAGCGCGGGCATCCGGGTCGAGCAGATAACCCAGCGGGTCCAGGACCAGCTGACGGCCCTGCTCGGCGTCGCGGCCGGCGCGCTGGTGCTGGGAGCGGTCGGCACGTACGTCATCAACGCCCGGCTGCGCCGCCACACCCACGGCATGAACGCCGCCGAGCTCAGCCGGATGCACGACTACCACCAGGCCGCCCTGCACGCCGTACGCGAGGGGCTGCTGATGCTGGACGGGCAGTACCGTGTGGCGCTGATCAACGACGGAGGGCGGGAACTGCTCGGCGTGACCGAGGACGTGGTGGGCCGGTCGGTGGCGGAGCTCGGGCTGCCCGCCCCGCTGACGGGCGCGCTGCTGGCCTCCGAGCCGCGCGTCGACGAGGTGCATCTGACCGCGGCCCGGGTCCTGGTGATCAACACCTCGCCGGTGTCGGGCGGCGAGCGGCGCGGTACGGTCGCCACCTTGCGCGATGTCACCGAACTCCAGTCACTGATGGGCGAGTTGGATTCCGAGCGAGGCTTCACACAGGCGCTGCGCTCACAGGCGCACGAGGCGGCGAACCGGCTGCACACGGTCGTCTCGCTGATCGAGCTGGGCCGGGCGGAGGAAGCGGTGGAGTTCGCGACGGCCGAGCTGGAGCTGGCGCAGGCACTGACCGACCAGGTCGTGGCGGCGGTGAGCGAGCCGGTGCTGGCGGCACTGCTGCTGGGCAAGACGGCCCAGGCGAACGAGCGGGGCGTGGAGCTGATGGTGTCGGAGGACAGCAGCCTCGACGACGGCCTGCTGCCCGAGACCCTGCCGGCGCGGGACCTGGTGACCATCCTCGGCAACCTGATCGACAACGCCGTGGACGCGGCGCAGGGCAGCGTGCGGGCCAGGGTGACGGTGGCGGCGTACACCAGAAACGCCGATGCCCCCGAGCTGGTGCTGCGGGTCTCGGACACGGGCCCGGGCGTGGACCCCGAACACGCCGAGGCGGTCTTCCAGCGAGGCTTTACGACGAAGCCGGCGGGCCCGGGCGGCCGGGGCCTCGGGCTGGCGCTGGTACGGCAGGCGGCCCAGCGGCACGAGGGCTCCCTGACGGTGGCGGAGGCCGACGGGGGCGGGGCGGAGTTCGAGGTACGGCTGCCGCTCGGGGGGTCCGGGACGGCGGCCGAGGGCGTGCCCTGCGGGGCCGCGCCGGCCACAGGCGCTGGAGGCGACGCATGA
- a CDS encoding cation:dicarboxylate symporter family transporter, with product MTSAADTAPAAPKAKRDRTHYLYIAVIIAVAAGIAVGLAAPDFAQELKPIGTGFVALIKMMISPIIFCTIVLGIGSVRKAAKVGAVGGIALGYFMVMSLVALGIGLVVGNILEPGTGLAVTDAIKDAGHAQIDAEAKNTTEFLLGIIPTTIVSAFTNESVLQTLLIALLAGFALQGMGSAGQPILRGIEHIQRLVFRILAMVMWAAPIGAFGAIAAVTGSAGVDALKSLAVLMLGFYATCFLFVFIVLGALLRVISGLNIFTLFKYLGREFLLILSTSSSESALPRLIAKMEHLGVSKPVVGITVPTGYSFNLDGTMIYMTMASLFIADAMGTPMSIGEQIPLLLFLLVASKGAAGVTGAGLATLAGGLQSHKPALVDGIGLIVGIDRFMSEARALTNFAGNAVATVLIGTWTKEIDKERVNQVLAGQLPFDEKTLLDDGHDGPAEEHVEVPEQGGEKALAKA from the coding sequence GTGACCAGCGCAGCCGATACGGCACCTGCCGCACCCAAGGCCAAGCGGGACCGCACGCACTATCTCTACATCGCGGTGATCATCGCGGTCGCCGCCGGTATCGCCGTCGGTCTGGCCGCACCGGACTTCGCGCAAGAGCTGAAGCCGATCGGCACGGGTTTCGTGGCGCTGATCAAGATGATGATCTCGCCGATCATCTTCTGCACGATCGTGCTGGGCATCGGCTCGGTACGCAAGGCCGCCAAGGTCGGCGCCGTCGGTGGTATCGCCCTGGGTTACTTCATGGTGATGTCGCTGGTCGCGCTGGGCATCGGCCTGGTCGTCGGCAACATCCTGGAGCCGGGCACCGGCCTCGCCGTGACCGACGCGATCAAGGACGCCGGTCACGCGCAGATCGACGCCGAGGCGAAGAACACCACGGAGTTCCTGCTCGGCATCATCCCGACCACGATCGTGTCGGCCTTCACCAACGAGTCGGTCCTGCAGACCCTGCTGATCGCCCTGCTCGCCGGCTTCGCGCTGCAGGGCATGGGCTCGGCCGGCCAGCCGATCCTGCGCGGCATCGAGCACATCCAGCGGCTCGTCTTCCGCATCCTCGCCATGGTGATGTGGGCCGCCCCGATCGGTGCCTTCGGCGCCATCGCCGCCGTCACCGGCTCCGCGGGCGTGGACGCGCTCAAGAGCCTCGCCGTGCTGATGCTCGGCTTCTACGCCACCTGTTTCCTGTTCGTCTTCATCGTGCTCGGCGCCCTGCTGCGCGTCATCTCCGGCCTGAACATCTTCACGCTGTTCAAGTACCTGGGCCGGGAGTTCCTGCTGATCCTGTCCACGTCCTCCTCCGAGTCGGCGCTGCCGCGGCTCATCGCGAAGATGGAGCACCTGGGTGTCAGCAAGCCGGTGGTCGGCATCACAGTCCCGACCGGCTACTCCTTCAACCTCGACGGCACCATGATCTACATGACCATGGCCTCGCTGTTCATCGCCGACGCCATGGGCACGCCGATGTCGATCGGCGAGCAGATCCCGCTGCTGCTCTTCCTGCTGGTCGCCTCCAAGGGTGCCGCCGGTGTCACCGGAGCCGGCCTCGCGACCCTGGCCGGTGGTTTGCAGTCGCACAAGCCGGCCCTGGTGGACGGCATCGGCCTCATCGTCGGCATCGACCGCTTCATGAGCGAGGCCCGCGCCCTGACCAACTTCGCCGGCAACGCCGTGGCCACCGTGCTGATCGGTACCTGGACGAAGGAGATCGACAAGGAGCGGGTCAACCAGGTCCTCGCCGGTCAGCTGCCCTTCGACGAGAAGACGCTGCTGGACGACGGCCACGACGGCCCGGCCGAGGAGCACGTGGAGGTGCCCGAGCAGGGCGGCGAGAAGGCACTGGCGAAGGCCTGA
- a CDS encoding TetR/AcrR family transcriptional regulator, with amino-acid sequence MTSMTTGTSRADANRRRILDVALAELLRDPDASMDQIARAAGVVRRTVYGHFPSREALISTLVDEAVEALSSAHAAGRAGVRDPAEAVARSVLAVWELADRYRLLIALAQRTVTMQGIRERLAPVREAATGVLRRGLDQGVFTSPLPAPALAYVQEQMLVALMEAVNDGLVAAQEAGRCAAVTILTAAGVPASDATELVAKLND; translated from the coding sequence ATGACGTCCATGACCACGGGTACCAGCCGCGCCGATGCCAACCGCCGCCGCATCCTCGACGTCGCCCTCGCCGAGCTGCTGCGCGACCCCGACGCGTCCATGGACCAGATCGCACGGGCCGCGGGCGTCGTACGGCGGACGGTGTACGGGCACTTCCCGAGCCGCGAGGCGCTGATCAGCACGCTCGTCGACGAGGCCGTGGAAGCCCTGTCGAGCGCGCACGCGGCGGGCCGTGCGGGCGTGCGGGACCCGGCGGAGGCGGTGGCGCGCTCGGTGCTGGCGGTGTGGGAGCTCGCCGACCGCTACCGGCTGCTGATCGCTCTCGCCCAGCGCACGGTCACCATGCAGGGCATCCGGGAACGGCTCGCCCCGGTCCGGGAGGCCGCCACCGGAGTACTCCGGCGCGGCCTCGACCAGGGGGTCTTCACCTCACCGCTGCCCGCGCCGGCCCTGGCGTACGTGCAGGAGCAGATGCTGGTCGCGCTGATGGAGGCGGTGAACGACGGGCTCGTGGCAGCGCAAGAGGCGGGCCGCTGCGCCGCGGTCACCATCCTGACCGCGGCGGGCGTGCCCGCCTCCGATGCCACCGAGCTGGTGGCGAAGCTGAACGACTGA